From Parcubacteria group bacterium, a single genomic window includes:
- the gpmI gene encoding 2,3-bisphosphoglycerate-independent phosphoglycerate mutase gives MKTPTLLVILDGYGIAPPGKGNAITLAKKPTIDRLFDLYPSTTLCATGTCVGLPDHKMSGSEAGHMNIGAGRIVPQDSKYITDSIKDGSFFMNPAMIGAVKHVKKTGGNFHLMGLMGNGDSPHSDPEHFRAILKLAKKNGVKEVYCHLFTDGRDSYPRSALEHLKYFRRIIKEEGIGKIATLSGRFYAMDRAKNWKRLTLAYDAAVFARGEKANSAEEAIERAYTAGLTDEYLLPTVILENSAPARNATHSVAGGPVAQIKKDDALVFYNFRSDRARQFSKLFIANDEKSILRDDMPVIDKIGNLYFVALTDFGPGLDEHTAFPEYTISATLPMVLGDIRQLYIAESEKFAHVTYFLNGGYADPVGGEMRIMIKSPIVDSYAEVPEMSAEKITDKILEVLEKNEYDFIAVNYANADMVGHTGDLGATIKAVEFLDKQIERLAKKVLELQGNLIITADHGNADDMIDFSSDQPNTYHTKNPVPFLIISEKLKDKKLRDGGVLGNIAPTILDILEIEKPKLMAKNSLLS, from the coding sequence ATGAAAACACCAACTCTCCTAGTAATCCTCGACGGCTACGGTATCGCTCCGCCGGGCAAAGGCAACGCGATTACTCTCGCAAAAAAACCGACAATTGATCGGTTATTCGATCTTTATCCTTCCACGACACTTTGCGCGACGGGAACTTGCGTGGGACTACCTGATCACAAGATGAGTGGTTCGGAAGCGGGGCATATGAATATCGGTGCCGGTCGGATCGTGCCACAGGACTCGAAATATATCACTGATAGCATCAAAGATGGCAGTTTTTTTATGAATCCTGCGATGATCGGCGCGGTGAAGCATGTGAAAAAAACCGGTGGCAACTTTCATCTGATGGGGCTGATGGGTAATGGCGACAGTCCGCACAGTGATCCGGAGCATTTTCGCGCGATTCTCAAATTAGCCAAAAAAAATGGCGTCAAGGAAGTTTATTGCCATTTGTTTACAGATGGACGGGATTCTTATCCTAGGAGTGCACTAGAACATCTGAAATATTTCCGACGGATAATAAAAGAAGAGGGAATTGGAAAGATTGCAACTCTTTCTGGCCGGTTCTATGCGATGGATCGGGCCAAAAATTGGAAACGGTTGACCTTGGCCTATGACGCGGCCGTTTTTGCGCGCGGTGAAAAAGCTAACAGCGCTGAGGAGGCGATTGAAAGAGCCTACACTGCTGGACTAACAGACGAGTATCTCTTGCCGACAGTCATTCTGGAGAATAGTGCACCTGCCCGCAATGCTACGCATAGCGTTGCAGGCGGGCCTGTAGCGCAGATCAAAAAAGACGACGCCTTAGTTTTCTATAATTTCCGTTCTGACCGCGCCAGGCAATTCAGTAAATTATTTATCGCCAATGATGAAAAAAGCATCCTGCGTGATGATATGCCAGTTATCGACAAGATTGGAAATTTATATTTCGTCGCACTGACTGATTTTGGTCCTGGCTTGGATGAGCATACGGCTTTTCCGGAATATACAATCTCGGCCACTTTGCCTATGGTGCTGGGGGATATTCGCCAACTATATATCGCTGAGTCAGAAAAATTCGCCCACGTGACCTATTTTCTTAACGGTGGCTACGCTGATCCGGTCGGAGGGGAAATGCGGATTATGATCAAATCTCCCATTGTTGATTCCTACGCCGAAGTTCCGGAGATGTCGGCGGAAAAAATAACGGACAAAATTTTGGAAGTGCTGGAAAAAAATGAATACGATTTCATTGCAGTCAATTATGCTAACGCGGATATGGTCGGACATACCGGAGATCTTGGCGCAACAATTAAAGCGGTAGAATTTTTGGATAAGCAAATCGAACGATTGGCGAAAAAAGTTTTAGAGCTTCAGGGAAACTTGATTATTACCGCAGATCATGGCAACGCGGATGACATGATCGACTTTAGCAGTGACCAGCCCAATACCTATCACACAAAAAATCCTGTGCCCTTTTTGATCATTAGCGAAAAACTTAAAGATAAAAAACTGAGAGACGGGGGAGTGCTGGGCAACATTGCGCCGACTATTTTGGATATTTTGGAAATAGAAAAGCCAAAATTAATGGCCAAAAATTCTTTGCTAAGCTAG
- the eno gene encoding phosphopyruvate hydratase, whose protein sequence is MSKIKKIYAREILDSRGNPTVEVEVSLESGAKGSFMVPSGASTGVHEALELRDGDKSRYGGLGVEKAVANVNEKIQKALLGMEASDQKGIDKAMLILDGTENKTDLGANAILGVSIAVCRAAANELDVPLYKYIAETFKLPKKFKLPIPMFNIINGGQHSDSGLSIQEYKLVPNGVKTFKEQLRAGSEVFHALQKLLSAEGFSIGVGDEGGFAPRLESNAKALELINLAIEKAGYKKGAELNIGIDAAASSFFDATEKQYLFKPENAVLSREALVNIYVEWVKKYNVISVEDGLSEDDFDGWAKMNEKFGQDVMNIGDDLLVTNVKRVKLAIAKKACNAVLIKVNQIGTLFETIDCIKLAKKNKMKIVVSHRSGETTDDFISDLAVGAGADYMKSGSLSRGERICKYNRLLRIEEEI, encoded by the coding sequence ATGAGTAAGATCAAAAAAATCTACGCGCGAGAGATTTTGGACTCGCGGGGTAATCCGACAGTGGAAGTGGAAGTGAGTTTAGAATCCGGAGCGAAAGGAAGTTTTATGGTGCCGTCCGGGGCTTCGACTGGGGTGCATGAGGCATTGGAACTGCGTGACGGGGACAAGAGTCGTTATGGCGGACTGGGAGTAGAAAAAGCCGTGGCGAATGTGAATGAAAAAATTCAAAAAGCGCTCTTGGGAATGGAAGCCAGTGATCAAAAGGGCATTGACAAAGCGATGCTTATTTTGGACGGAACGGAAAATAAGACGGATCTGGGAGCCAATGCAATTTTGGGAGTTTCCATCGCAGTTTGTCGCGCGGCGGCTAACGAGTTGGATGTGCCGTTGTATAAATATATCGCCGAGACCTTCAAGTTGCCAAAAAAGTTCAAATTGCCAATTCCGATGTTTAACATCATTAACGGTGGTCAACATAGTGATTCGGGACTTTCCATCCAAGAATATAAATTAGTGCCGAACGGTGTGAAAACTTTCAAGGAGCAACTGCGCGCTGGCAGTGAAGTTTTTCATGCGCTCCAAAAGTTGCTTTCCGCCGAAGGCTTCAGTATCGGTGTGGGAGACGAGGGTGGGTTTGCCCCAAGATTAGAAAGCAATGCTAAGGCGCTGGAACTGATTAATTTAGCGATTGAAAAAGCCGGCTACAAAAAGGGCGCAGAGTTGAATATTGGTATTGATGCGGCAGCCAGTTCGTTTTTTGACGCGACAGAAAAGCAGTATCTGTTTAAACCGGAAAATGCTGTTTTGAGCCGAGAAGCGTTGGTTAATATTTATGTCGAATGGGTGAAAAAATATAACGTGATTTCTGTTGAAGATGGGCTTTCTGAAGATGATTTTGATGGCTGGGCCAAGATGAATGAAAAATTCGGCCAAGACGTGATGAATATCGGTGATGATCTTTTAGTGACAAACGTCAAAAGGGTCAAACTGGCGATTGCCAAAAAGGCTTGCAATGCTGTGCTCATCAAAGTCAACCAAATCGGCACGCTTTTCGAAACTATTGATTGTATCAAATTAGCCAAGAAAAATAAGATGAAAATCGTCGTCTCGCATCGCAGTGGAGAAACAACCGATGATTTTATCTCGGATCTTGCCGTTGGCGCTGGAGCAGATTATATGAAATCCGGATCGCTTTCGCGGGGAGAGCGGATTTGTAAGTATAATCGACTGCTTAGGATTGAGGAAGAAATCTAA
- the pgk gene encoding phosphoglycerate kinase — MQLRRIQDADVAGKKVLVRVDFNVAIEDGHVKESFKILAAKETIDYLMGKKCKVALISHLGRPDGKVDPKFSLEQVVGDAELILAEKIAFVPDCVGEKVKVALAELKDGVLLLENVRFYAGDEKNDQDFSEQLAENFDYFVNDAFSASHRDHASVSGVAKVLPGAAGCRLQEEIAEMTIVKEHPVSPAVAIIGGAKIETKLPVIKFFEEKYDHILVGGKIANEALDQKIQFSEKVILPIDFIDDRLDIGPETLAKFKEIISGAKTIVWNGPTGKFEEEKYAVSSNEILEAVLASGAFVLIGGGETLEILEKNDAMEKVDFVSTGGGAMLDYLGGSAMPGIECLNH; from the coding sequence ATGCAATTACGAAGAATTCAAGACGCCGATGTGGCGGGGAAGAAGGTTTTAGTGCGGGTGGATTTTAATGTGGCAATCGAAGATGGCCATGTCAAAGAAAGTTTTAAGATTCTAGCGGCCAAAGAAACAATCGATTATCTCATGGGCAAAAAATGTAAAGTGGCCCTAATTTCACACTTGGGACGACCCGACGGAAAAGTTGATCCGAAATTTTCTCTTGAGCAGGTCGTTGGAGATGCTGAGCTGATTCTGGCAGAAAAAATTGCTTTTGTGCCTGATTGTGTCGGTGAGAAAGTAAAAGTGGCCCTTGCGGAACTAAAGGATGGGGTATTGCTTCTGGAGAATGTGCGATTTTATGCCGGAGACGAAAAAAATGATCAAGATTTCTCCGAGCAACTGGCGGAAAATTTTGATTATTTTGTCAATGATGCTTTTAGCGCCTCCCATCGCGACCATGCCTCCGTGTCTGGTGTGGCGAAAGTTTTACCAGGTGCGGCCGGCTGTCGTTTGCAGGAAGAAATCGCCGAGATGACAATTGTCAAAGAGCATCCAGTGAGTCCCGCTGTCGCAATTATCGGTGGCGCAAAAATCGAAACCAAGTTGCCAGTGATCAAATTTTTTGAAGAGAAATATGATCACATTTTGGTCGGCGGGAAAATTGCCAATGAAGCGCTGGATCAAAAAATTCAATTCAGCGAAAAGGTGATTTTGCCGATTGATTTTATTGATGATCGGTTGGACATCGGACCAGAAACTTTAGCTAAGTTTAAGGAAATAATTTCCGGGGCGAAGACGATCGTCTGGAATGGGCCGACGGGAAAATTTGAAGAGGAGAAATATGCGGTTAGTTCTAACGAAATTCTTGAGGCAGTACTAGCTAGTGGTGCGTTTGTGCTGATTGGCGGAGGTGAAACATTAGAAATCCTCGAAAAAAATGACGCGATGGAAAAAGTCGATTTTGTTTCCACCGGTGGCGGAGCGATGCTAGATTATCTGGGCGGGAGCGCGATGCCGGGAATAGAATGTCTGAACCACTGA
- the glyA gene encoding serine hydroxymethyltransferase, whose translation MNYKFLSKEDARVAEIIAREEKRQTEELELIASENYVSPAVLEAQGSVLTNKYSEGTPGHRYYGGNQIIDEMEILAINRLKKIFGAAHANVQPLSGSPANAAVYMAFLKPGDKVLGLKLDHGGHLSHGHPVNFSGMLYNFVQYGVDPKTGRIDMAEVRRIAKREKPKMIVAGYSAYSREIDWKAFKKIADEVGAFTFADIAHTAGLIAAGLLANPVPYFDVVSTTTHKTLRGPRGAVIMCQEKFAKLIDRAVFPGMQGGPHNHTTAAKAVAFGEILKPNFRKYAAQVIKNAQTMAEEFIKLGYEVISGGTDNHLFILNLGAKGIGGREAETILEQIGISVSRSTIPNDPNPPMNPSGIRIGSPAATTRKMKEREMKKIVHWIDEALQNGKDKKVLARIKKDVKKMCLAFPIPTK comes from the coding sequence ATGAACTATAAATTTCTCTCCAAGGAAGATGCAAGAGTGGCGGAAATTATTGCTCGTGAAGAAAAACGTCAGACCGAAGAGTTGGAATTAATTGCTTCGGAAAATTATGTTTCTCCAGCCGTATTGGAAGCTCAGGGATCAGTGTTGACGAATAAATATAGCGAGGGCACGCCGGGACATCGCTATTATGGTGGTAATCAGATTATTGATGAGATGGAGATTTTGGCTATAAATCGTCTCAAAAAAATCTTTGGCGCGGCGCATGCCAATGTGCAACCGTTGTCTGGTTCACCGGCGAATGCCGCGGTGTATATGGCATTTTTGAAACCGGGCGACAAGGTGCTGGGACTAAAACTGGATCACGGCGGACATCTCTCGCACGGCCACCCGGTCAATTTTTCCGGGATGCTTTATAATTTCGTCCAATATGGCGTTGACCCAAAAACTGGACGGATTGATATGGCCGAAGTGCGCCGGATTGCCAAGCGGGAAAAACCAAAAATGATCGTAGCGGGCTATAGCGCTTATTCACGCGAAATCGACTGGAAAGCGTTCAAAAAAATTGCTGATGAAGTGGGTGCATTTACTTTTGCGGATATCGCGCACACGGCCGGACTGATTGCGGCGGGACTCTTAGCAAATCCCGTGCCATATTTTGATGTCGTTTCGACGACGACCCACAAGACCTTGCGTGGTCCGCGTGGTGCGGTGATTATGTGCCAGGAAAAGTTTGCGAAATTGATCGATCGGGCGGTTTTTCCCGGGATGCAGGGTGGTCCGCATAATCACACTACAGCGGCGAAAGCAGTCGCATTCGGTGAAATTCTAAAGCCGAACTTTAGAAAATATGCCGCGCAAGTGATTAAAAATGCCCAGACGATGGCGGAAGAATTTATTAAATTAGGCTACGAGGTAATCTCCGGTGGAACGGATAATCATCTGTTTATCCTAAACCTCGGTGCCAAAGGGATTGGGGGACGAGAAGCGGAAACAATTCTGGAGCAAATTGGGATCTCAGTCAGTCGCTCGACGATTCCTAATGATCCGAATCCGCCAATGAATCCATCGGGCATCCGCATCGGTTCGCCTGCCGCCACGACGCGCAAAATGAAAGAACGAGAAATGAAAAAAATTGTCCATTGGATTGATGAGGCTTTGCAAAATGGCAAAGATAAAAAAGTCTTGGCGCGGATCAAAAAAGACGTCAAAAAAATGTGCCTGGCGTTTCCGATTCCGACGAAATAG
- a CDS encoding divalent metal cation transporter, which translates to MKQEKKDQNTVPKKFFTLSEFRHELGIPLVLARKLILWGEIEASKTIDGTLRIAHSEVSVAKELMATPWKKARYFFRALGPGIITGASDDDPSGIGTYSSVGAKFGFSILWMAAWLLPVMLAVQEVCARIGIVTNRGLAGVLQEHYRKKVVFVVVILLIIANVVNIGADLGAMAASLTMLTHFNFYLGAIFFALLSIGLEIFIGYHYYVKFLKWLAISVLAYIVTGIIIHPDWLKVLHWTFLPSIKFSEEYVFAMVAVFGTTITPYLFFWQASEEVEENKLHKKLHKFLGEKKENMHTRIGRMRTDVATGMILANVVFFFIVLTAAQIFFANGVTDIASAEQAAQALRPLAGNYAYLLFAIGIIGTGLLAVPILAGSGAYALCELMKWHEGLELKFSRAKGFYAVITISIMVGLLLNFFHINPIMALYYSAFLNGLIAFPLLIVIMVVGDDKKIMGRETHPLWVKFFGWLSVVFMAGLILASIVLYFN; encoded by the coding sequence ATGAAACAAGAAAAAAAAGATCAAAATACAGTGCCTAAAAAATTTTTCACTCTTTCGGAGTTTCGCCATGAATTGGGCATTCCTTTGGTTTTGGCGCGCAAGTTGATTTTGTGGGGCGAGATTGAAGCATCGAAAACAATCGATGGAACACTCCGAATCGCCCATTCCGAAGTGTCAGTGGCCAAAGAATTGATGGCTACTCCCTGGAAAAAAGCGCGGTATTTTTTTCGCGCACTTGGTCCCGGAATAATCACGGGCGCATCGGACGATGACCCTAGCGGTATCGGGACCTACTCTTCCGTCGGGGCGAAATTTGGTTTTTCCATTCTTTGGATGGCCGCTTGGCTTTTGCCCGTGATGCTCGCCGTGCAAGAAGTTTGTGCGCGGATCGGTATTGTGACTAATCGGGGGCTGGCCGGAGTGCTTCAGGAGCACTACCGAAAAAAAGTTGTTTTTGTAGTGGTAATTTTGCTCATCATTGCCAACGTGGTCAATATCGGAGCGGATTTGGGAGCGATGGCGGCGTCACTCACCATGCTCACGCATTTCAATTTCTATCTTGGAGCGATTTTTTTTGCCCTGCTTTCTATCGGGCTGGAAATTTTTATTGGCTACCATTATTATGTGAAATTTTTGAAATGGCTGGCGATTTCTGTTTTGGCCTATATCGTCACTGGAATTATCATTCATCCGGATTGGCTCAAAGTCTTACATTGGACCTTTCTCCCTAGTATCAAATTCAGTGAAGAATATGTCTTTGCGATGGTGGCGGTTTTTGGTACAACAATCACGCCCTATCTTTTTTTCTGGCAAGCGTCAGAAGAGGTAGAGGAAAACAAATTACACAAAAAACTGCACAAGTTTTTAGGTGAGAAGAAGGAAAATATGCACACGAGGATTGGGAGGATGCGGACGGATGTAGCGACGGGAATGATCTTGGCCAATGTTGTTTTCTTTTTCATCGTGCTTACCGCGGCGCAAATATTTTTTGCCAATGGCGTTACTGATATTGCGTCAGCCGAACAGGCGGCGCAAGCTTTGCGACCGCTTGCGGGAAATTATGCTTATTTGCTTTTTGCTATTGGCATCATTGGAACGGGACTTTTGGCAGTACCGATCCTGGCCGGATCAGGCGCTTATGCACTCTGCGAATTAATGAAATGGCATGAGGGCTTGGAGTTGAAATTTTCTCGCGCCAAAGGTTTTTATGCGGTGATCACCATTTCAATTATGGTGGGTTTGCTTTTGAATTTTTTCCACATCAATCCAATTATGGCACTCTACTATTCCGCTTTTCTCAATGGCCTGATTGCCTTTCCCTTGCTTATTGTTATTATGGTAGTAGGTGATGATAAAAAAATTATGGGTCGTGAAACTCATCCGCTCTGGGTGAAATTTTTCGGCTGGCTCTCAGTCGTTTTTATGGCCGGCTTAATTCTGGCTTCGATTGTTTTGTATTTTAATTAA
- a CDS encoding gluconeogenesis factor YvcK family protein, with product MIDRIKKVVTIGGGTGSFMLLSGLKDYPVSLSAIVSMADDGGSTGILRDELGVLPPGDVRQCLVALSNSSDIMRDLMTYRFEEGGLKGHNFGNLLLSALEKITGNFSVGVEEAAKILNIKGEVIPVADTEVNLFMELKNGKLIKGEDEVRHNFEIKKTGVEKSYLSPRVRANKKAIQKILEADLVIIGPGDYYGSIMPNFLVQGISDALRKTKATVVFNCNLVNRKGQTDNFTLDDYVELINKQIGKERIDFATFNTKNPGRNLIKKYEEESMLVELGENKDQKRTYRIIKTDLLSDKRSIYSKADSIAATRAFIRHDSEKLARVLMVILELGKYEGIINEIV from the coding sequence ATGATTGATAGAATTAAAAAAGTAGTGACGATTGGCGGTGGCACTGGCAGTTTTATGCTTCTCTCTGGACTCAAGGACTATCCAGTCAGCCTTTCGGCAATTGTGTCAATGGCGGATGATGGTGGATCAACTGGAATTCTGCGAGATGAATTGGGCGTTCTTCCACCGGGAGATGTGCGTCAATGTCTCGTTGCGCTTAGCAATTCATCGGATATCATGCGAGATCTGATGACTTATCGTTTTGAAGAAGGCGGACTCAAGGGGCATAATTTTGGCAATTTGCTTCTCAGCGCTTTGGAAAAAATTACAGGTAATTTTTCGGTCGGGGTAGAAGAAGCGGCTAAAATACTTAACATTAAGGGTGAAGTTATCCCGGTGGCTGACACGGAAGTGAATCTTTTCATGGAGCTTAAGAATGGAAAACTGATCAAGGGCGAGGATGAAGTGAGGCATAATTTTGAAATTAAAAAAACGGGGGTTGAGAAAAGCTATCTTAGTCCGAGGGTGCGAGCAAACAAAAAAGCCATCCAAAAAATTTTGGAAGCGGATTTGGTGATAATCGGTCCGGGAGATTATTATGGGAGTATCATGCCAAATTTTTTGGTGCAGGGAATTTCTGACGCGCTCAGAAAAACCAAAGCCACCGTTGTGTTTAATTGCAATTTAGTAAATCGGAAGGGTCAAACGGATAATTTTACTTTGGACGATTATGTTGAGCTGATCAATAAGCAGATCGGAAAAGAGCGGATTGATTTCGCAACATTTAATACAAAAAATCCGGGCAGAAACTTAATTAAGAAATATGAAGAGGAAAGCATGCTGGTTGAACTTGGAGAAAATAAAGATCAAAAAAGAACTTACCGCATAATCAAAACTGATTTACTGAGCGACAAGAGATCTATCTATAGCAAGGCAGATTCAATTGCCGCCACGCGAGCATTTATCCGCCATGATAGCGAAAAACTGGCACGCGTTCTCATGGTGATTTTGGAGCTGGGTAAATATGAGGGGATTATTAATGAGATAGTTTAA